One genomic window of bacterium includes the following:
- a CDS encoding nitroreductase family protein yields the protein MDFYETMKTLRAVRRLRPDPIPDAVLRRVLEAATYAPSGGNVQPWRIVVVADEDKKRTLGTLYSARWKAYSSGHRALLKDAPEPVREKNERMIGAGDYLADHFAETPAVLVQCFNPNGLAVTDKDLDRLSVVGGASIYPAIQNLLLACRHEGLGCVLTTLLCEVESEVRELLEIPDPWCTAAAVPVGYPVGRGHGPVSRRPVEKMVFADRWGDAY from the coding sequence ATGGATTTCTATGAGACGATGAAGACGCTGAGGGCCGTGCGGCGCCTACGGCCCGATCCCATCCCCGACGCCGTGTTGCGGCGGGTCCTCGAGGCTGCCACCTATGCGCCGAGCGGTGGCAATGTGCAGCCGTGGCGAATCGTCGTCGTTGCGGACGAGGACAAGAAACGGACACTCGGCACCCTGTATTCGGCGCGTTGGAAAGCCTATAGCTCGGGGCATCGCGCACTCCTGAAGGACGCACCCGAACCGGTCCGAGAGAAGAACGAGCGGATGATCGGCGCGGGGGACTACCTGGCCGATCACTTTGCCGAAACGCCTGCCGTACTGGTGCAATGTTTCAATCCGAACGGCCTTGCGGTGACGGACAAGGATCTGGATCGGCTCTCGGTCGTCGGCGGCGCCTCGATCTATCCCGCGATCCAGAACCTGCTCCTCGCTTGCCGCCATGAAGGTCTCGGCTGCGTACTCACCACGCTGCTCTGCGAGGTGGAGAGCGAAGTGCGGGAGCTTCTCGAAATTCCTGATCCCTGGTGCACGGCTGCGGCGGTTCCGGTGGGCTATCCGGTCGGGCGCGGGCATGGACCCGTCTCGAGGCGGCCCGTCGAGAAGATGGTCTTTGCAGATCGCTGGGGAGATGCCTACTAG
- a CDS encoding RidA family protein, with translation MATMRSGQALGNEVEDSITPHRPARARHPFWITRLGVVAFGLALAGCITAAGEQERVAMSSEPNRAVVAEGLGRLPQFSHATVAGDLIFVSGTLGTIGDAFNLAAGGTGPQTAQTLRNIETILQAAGASLQDVVKVSVYLADMSTFGEMNEAYGAFFPTDPPARITVGGAVLALGAAVEIECVARRVP, from the coding sequence ATGGCAACCATGCGTTCCGGGCAGGCTCTCGGCAATGAGGTGGAAGACAGCATCACGCCCCATCGCCCTGCGCGAGCGCGGCACCCATTCTGGATCACCAGGCTTGGTGTTGTAGCGTTCGGGCTGGCGCTGGCCGGTTGCATCACGGCTGCCGGGGAACAGGAGAGAGTCGCCATGTCTTCAGAACCCAACCGGGCCGTCGTCGCGGAGGGCCTTGGCCGCCTTCCACAGTTCTCCCATGCCACGGTGGCAGGTGATCTCATCTTCGTATCGGGGACCCTGGGCACGATCGGAGACGCCTTCAACCTGGCTGCCGGTGGCACAGGACCGCAGACGGCCCAGACGCTCCGGAACATCGAGACCATCCTGCAGGCGGCCGGTGCCAGCCTCCAGGATGTCGTCAAGGTGAGCGTCTACCTGGCGGATATGAGCACCTTCGGGGAAATGAACGAGGCCTACGGCGCGTTCTTCCCCACGGATCCCCCGGCTCGGATCACGGTCGGCGGCGCGGTGCTTGCGCTGGGTGCGGCCGTGGAGATCGAGTGCGTTGCGCGGCGTGTTCCCTAG